CATATCCTTTTTAATGCCTTATAACAAACATATAATTATGAGAATTGAAGATAAAGACGAGAATGGAGAGGGTTACTTAGTTATTGAGAGTAAGGAAGATTTGGAGGAGTTCTGGAAACTGGTTATGAAAAAGGCTCAGGAAAAGGCTAAGGCCCGTAAACCCTCTTATGAGGCCCAACCTCCCAAATAAACACTATACAGTTTTTTGGATCAACACTGTAAAGTATCCTTATATCACCCGTAACTTCCATTGAGAACATAGGGTTTCGAAAAGATCCCTACCTAACTTTTCCCCTGCATGTGCTAAAGGATTTTTAATGAGAAATTTCATAGTTGCTCTAATGCTATCTCTAACCTTAGGGTTTGAGAATTCCTCAATTAAATAATTTTGAAAATCTTTTACACTCATTTTCTTTAGTAGAGCTCTTCATAATCATTAGCTTCCACTTCTCACAAACCACAATAAAGAGAGAAAGAAAACGATTTAAAAGTCTTTCCTTTTTGGTTAATATTATATTAAGAATAATATTTATATTTCCATCGTAATCTTGTCCGTATAACTCTATTGTCTCTTTAATATCAAATCACCTCCTTCTAAGCCCTAAGACTAGCAAAACAATCATTGACACAAACGTAATAGACGACGCTACAATCTCAGTATCAATAGAACCCACCACAGGCAATAAAACAGCCCCTATCGCAACCAAATTCGTCGCCATACCCACATTCCTAGCATTAGCACCGTACTTCATCGCTATCCCCGGAGCCAACGATATAATCCCCAAGCCGAAAGCATTGAACATCACCACAAGATAAGGAATACTTGTCAAGAAAAACAAAGTCCCGGTTATCGCAGTAATCAAAATGGTAACAATCATAACTTTAGTATTCCCTACAAACTTCACGAAATAGGGGATTAGCAAATACATGAAGAAGGATAACGAATAACCTAAAATAAGCCATGATATTCCTCCCTCTTTTTCCAAAATTTGCGGAGCTAAAGGCAAAATGAACGCTGGTTCAAAAGCCAAGAATACTGTAAGAATAGATAGAAAACTTGGAGGATCCAGCACGTTCTCCGCACCTTTACCCTTAAAACTTCCTACCTTGCTATAAAGGATAGAGAAAGGTATTGTCACAACACCGGATAGGGCAATAAGATACCAGAGCCTAAGTGTCAGGTAAGTTATTGCTCCGACAACCCACCCAACCGCCCACCCGCTCATGGTAAACGCCACAATAAACGCGTTATCACTTCTCACAGCCTGCTCTATAGCGAATGAGGTGGAAATACCGAAAACTACCCCTACAAGAAACCTAACTGCTGTAAGTAATATGACATTGCTTGCAAACCCGCTGACTAGAGAAATCGTTCCTAACGCTATCATCGATATTAGGAAAACCTTCTTCGACCCTAACGTAACGATAATTTTCTGATAAATTATTGCTCCTACTATTCTTCCCCCAAAGGCTATGGATACTATAAGGAAGGAAAGCCAGTGGGGTAGGTTGAACTGGTTCACGGTGTAAGAAGGGGCTACTAAAACGAAAGTGGGTAAGGCATATGCTATTATGGATGTTATGGCTATGGGAAGAGTTTTCCTTAACTTGAGCACTTTTCCTCAGAAAACTACTTTGGAAGTTTATTAACGGGAAATTCGGGGTTAATAAGCTTCCAACTTAATATATTGATGAAGGCAGTACAGCTCACAAATAAAATATTGCTAATAATAATGCTAGGAATAGTCAACGTAGTAGCATATGCGCAACCCCCATCGATTAGTGTGCAACCAACACCTTTTCAAGGCGCAAGTAACTTACAAACTTTACTATCCTACGCTATGTATGCAGCGTGGTTGGTAGTCTTCGGAATGATAATAGTAGCTGCAGTAGAAGCTGCAAGAGGAAACCATATGGGCGATACGTTCAAAAGAGCTCTAATAGGGGTAATAATAGCTGCATTCCTGCTAACTTTCGGCTGGGCCATAATAAGCGGAGTATTCTAAAGTAAAAATTTTTCCCACTTTTTCTCTCTTCTTCCTCCCCTTCCTTTTTCCCGTTAATAAACTTCCAACTTATATTATTGAGGAAGTGTGGTTGACATAACAATAATTAATGCGATAATCGATTATCTGGACTATGCAGCATGGTTAGTAGTAATATTAGGTATAATAATATCGGCCGTCTTATTCGCATTAGGTAAGCTAAGAGAAGGTTCAAAGAAGTTCACTTATGTTCTACTTGCAGCATTTGTATTAGCGTTTGCCTTTACGATCTTAGAAAACGCACTAGGAGGACCGGTAATATATAATAATATTCCGGGGTATCAATACATTTCGTATCTTGCTTATGTTGGAGCTGCAGTGTCTATTATTGCTACTGCTATACTGCTTGTGAAAGGTGATCTGAGGGAAGCGGCTACATACTTTATTGCAGCAGCTCTCATTATATGGGCAGTGAACTATGCCCCGGCAGTATTCTCTTCATCTCCTACCTCCTCTTCAACGTTTGGTACTATAATTTTATCAACGAATCCACCATCGGGAAATTCACCCCTAACTTTCACATTACAAGGGTATGTAATCCCTTCACCTAATCAGACTGAAACAGTAAACGTTTACGCATTAAACATGTCAAACAATTATGCAGTTAATTTAACGTCGACAACTGTAAATACAAACGGGGAATTTACAGTAACAGAGATTATAAACCAGCCCGGGCAGTGGGAAATAATAGCTTACATACCGGGAACTGGAATATATGGGTCCACTGCAGTCTCAGTAACGCCTTCACCTAACTTCGGCTGGAACTTCATAGCTGCGGGGTTTTACGCATTGCTGCGGTTCTTCGAGAGTTTAGTGTCTAACATCATACACATATTCAATCTACCGTTCATGTACGCAATCATGATGCCCGTTTATCCTCTAAACGGAGGCAATGACTTCGGCATAGGTCAGACTATCTATCAAATGTACCAGTACGCTGAGGGAATAGCTTTCGGGGTCCTTGGCATCTTCTTGATAGGCAATATACTCTACAGACTTTGGAACGGAGTTGAAGAGGGAATAAGCAGAATCATAATAGGCGTGTCGAAAGATGTAATCACGGTAGCATTCATAATTGTTGCCGCACCTTATTTATACGACGTATTTGCGGCGATTGTGAACGAGGTGGCAGGTGCACTCATTAACTACGGAAACCCTGGAGTATTGCTGGCGGAAGCTATTGCTGTAATTACTTCGGGGATGGGGTTGGGATATTTCGTTCCCGAGCTCGCCAATTTCGGCGCAGATCTGATGTTCTCGATCTTTTTAGCATTTGCGCTATTTATCATTAGGTTTCTAGCAATTGCTGCAATATTGGTAGCAATACCCATACTAGCAGTGCTGTGGCTATTCCCGCCTTTCAGGGGTATAGCTAGATTCTTTTTTGACATATTCTTGGCGTTAGGGGTATCGGGTATTATTGCGGCAGCACTACTTGCTCTACTGGGAAAACTGGCTACGAACTCGTTCTTGGCAATTCCGATAGGACTTGCGTCACCTGTGATATTCGGATTCCTACCGATGTTGTTGAGCTTTACGGGAGTTTCCGGTCTCATGACCCAAGGAGGATTTTTCCCGTTCAGAAGAGGAAGTGCTGGATCACAGAGTAATCAGCAGAAGAGTTCCAGTGTTGGAGGAGTAGTAGCGGGAGTTGCAATAACTCAGACTGTAGGGCAGACTAAGTTAAGGAGTCCGAGACAGATAAATACGAACGTTTCGAATCCTCCCTCTGCTCCTTTACCTATAATAGAGAGACTAAGGAATAGAAGGACAATAACGGCAACCAGTAATCCTCGTGATAATGTAAAGTTTGCCGATCAGTTGAAGGGGATGAAAATGGAGGCTGACTATGTTAACGTTGTTCCGCAAGAGAAGTTAAAACAGTACGGCAAGGAAATGGAATGGATTGCTAATACTGCACCACCAATCCCTGGAATCCATGAAGAAATCAAAAAGTACGGTGAAAATAGGGCAAGGGAGTTGGGGATTGCTCCGGAACAAAGAGGAAGGGTAGTGAGATATAGGGAAACGATAGGGCATGCAATGAAAGAAGCTGTGAAAGAGAATTTCAAAGCAGGAGGTATAGTTTTTGCTCAGAAGTTCGGGCAGAAGATGGACGACTGGCTAAATGCTCATGGTATTAGTATCAGACCGTTTGAAGCTGTAGAGAATAAGGTAAAGGAGGTAAGGTTAAGAAAAGGAAATAAGGTACCAAAACAGACAAGATAAATCCTTTTTTCTCTTCTCTAAATCCTTATATATTATTTTGCATTAGATTAAATTATGGAGCAGATCATAGAATTTCCAGATGTATTAGAGTTAGTGGAACAGCATAAATTGCCCAGGGAAATATATGCACCAGACGGAACTTTACTTTTTAAACCCTATGACCCAGTTATTGAGAGTCCTTTAGTAACACATAGAAAAACGTGGAGGTTATTTGCCAACTACACTATCGATCCAAGCGATGATGAGATAGTTCAGATCAACACTACTGGGAAATTGATTAGAATAAAACATGATGCAGACGTAGATGAGATAATGGGATATGTAAGGAAAGTGCATCCTGGGGCTACTGTGGAAGAAGCAATATCATTTGCGCTTGAAAGCACAGTAGAGCAAACTGGGGAGTTTAAAGACGACGACGAATTCGGAGCATACACTCTTACGC
The genomic region above belongs to Saccharolobus caldissimus and contains:
- a CDS encoding transporter; this encodes MLKLRKTLPIAITSIIAYALPTFVLVAPSYTVNQFNLPHWLSFLIVSIAFGGRIVGAIIYQKIIVTLGSKKVFLISMIALGTISLVSGFASNVILLTAVRFLVGVVFGISTSFAIEQAVRSDNAFIVAFTMSGWAVGWVVGAITYLTLRLWYLIALSGVVTIPFSILYSKVGSFKGKGAENVLDPPSFLSILTVFLAFEPAFILPLAPQILEKEGGISWLILGYSLSFFMYLLIPYFVKFVGNTKVMIVTILITAITGTLFFLTSIPYLVVMFNAFGLGIISLAPGIAMKYGANARNVGMATNLVAIGAVLLPVVGSIDTEIVASSITFVSMIVLLVLGLRRR